In the genome of Aspergillus luchuensis IFO 4308 DNA, chromosome 2, nearly complete sequence, one region contains:
- the CWC24 gene encoding U2-type spliceosomal complex subunit CWC24 (COG:A;~EggNog:ENOG410PJWC;~InterPro:IPR001841,IPR017907,IPR000571,IPR013083, IPR039971,IPR036855;~PFAM:PF13923,PF13920,PF00642,PF00097,PF13445;~go_function: GO:0046872 - metal ion binding [Evidence IEA]): MTPHTNSAEGAHQANPEVSRVFDDDISRSIITPVAHIAMAETANETAAAAAADPQPPVVTFKKRGAKASQNIRKRPAPPPVSQDDDSSDFSSSEDESGHRIKRRKNKGAGIVSASSATTKPVDREPATTATGDGKVQLADTNDATKHVDWFDEDSKDARSSKTQATSSEPQMPDGTYKGLANQTSFIKKNPNAPNRSFGPIKAATNIRTITVTDYSPDVCKDYKQTGFCGFGDNCKFLHDRSDYKQGWELDREWETVTKGKQLKGTVVASADRTTTENKDDDEEAMLEDIPFACFICKGPYREPIVTKCGHYFCEQCALQRYRKDPSCAACGSATNGLFSTAKRLKKLLERKRELAAKRRQEAIEAGEEVSDEEDEE; this comes from the exons ATGACGCCGCACACAAACTCTGCTGAAGGCGCTCACCAGGCAAACCCT GAAGTTTCGCGCGTCTTCGATGATGACATCAGCAGATCTATAATCAC ACCCGTCGCTCATATCGCAATGGCTGAGACAGCAAACGAGACAGCCGCAGCTGCGGCTGCAGACCCTCAACCCCCGGTTGTCACTTTCAAAAAGCGTGGCGCAAAGGCCAGTCAGAACATCCGCAAAAGACCTGCACCGCCTCCCGTATCGCAAGACGACGATTCTTCCGacttttcctcctctgaAGATGAATCGGGTCACAGGATAAAGCGCAGAAAGAACAAGGGTGCTGGGATAGTTTCTGCTTCATCCGCCACAACCAAGCCTGTCGATCGGGAACCTGCGACCACCGCCACCGGTGATGGCAAAGTCCAGCTCGCGGATACAAACGACGCCACAAAGCATGTCGACTGGTTCGACGAGGATTCTAAGGATGCGCGTTCGTCTAAAACTCAAGCTACTTCGAGTGAGCCGCAGATGCCGGATGGCACATATAAGGGACTGGCGAACCAGACATCATTCATCAAGAAGAATCCGAATGCGCCAAACAGATCATTTGGACCGATCAAGGCGGCGACGAATATCCGTACCATAACGGTGACAGATTATTCTCCAGATGTGTGCAAGGATTACAAGCAGACTGGATTCTGTGGTTTCGGTGATAATTG TAAATTCCTCCACGATCGAAGCGACTACAAACAAGGATGGGAACTTGATCGAGAGTGGGAGACCGTCACCAAGGGCAAACAATTGAAGGGAACCGTGGTCGCGAGTGCCGACCGGACAACGACGGAGAAcaaggacgatgatgaagaggctATGCTGGAAGACATTCCATTTGCTTGTTTCATCTGCAAAGGACCATACAGGGAGCCTATTGTCACGAAATGTGGCCACTACTTCTGCGAGCAGTGTGCTTTGCAACGGTACAGGAAGGATCCAAGCTGTGCAGCCTGTGGATCCGCCACGAATGGATTATTCAGTACGGCTAagagattgaagaagctgctagagaggaagagggaactTGCGGCGAAGAGGAGACAGGAGGCTATTGAAGCCGGTGAAGAAGtgagcgacgaggaagacgaagaataA
- a CDS encoding uncharacterized protein (SECRETED:SignalP(1-29);~TransMembrane:3 (n7-17c22/23o46-63i70-91o97-113i)), with translation MIPETPGLVLLLPALLAPMVLLLIKETPGVVPVVLPALLLLRDREIPGTVLAALLAPETLGTAPVVTQDLLLRVLGIPGIALVALMVAPLLLGPPGLGTVLVLLVLLPLRDLLSTAGGKLSFVSVC, from the exons atgaTCCCAGAGACCCCTGggctcgtcctcctcctcccggCCCTCCTGGCCCCCATGGTCCTCCTCCTGATCAAAGAGACCCCTGGGGTGGTCCCGGTGGTCCTCccggccctcctcctcctccgggaCCGAGAGATCCCTGGGACCGTCCTGGCGGCCCTCCTGGCCCCAGAGACCCTTGGGACCGCCCCGGTGGTCACCCaggacctcctcctccgggtCCTAGGGATCCCTGGGATCGCCCTGGTGGCCCTCATGGtggcccccctcctcctgggCCCCCCGGGCCTTGGGACCGTCCTGGTCCTCCTggtcctcctccccctccgggACCTCCTGAG TACCGCCGGTGGTAAACTATCATTTGTGTCGGTTTGTTAG
- a CDS encoding FAD-dependent oxidoreductase (COG:S;~EggNog:ENOG410PIN6;~InterPro:IPR036188,IPR002938;~PFAM:PF01494;~SMCOG1087:hypothetical protein;~antiSMASH:Cluster_2.5;~go_function: GO:0071949 - FAD binding [Evidence IEA]) has protein sequence MTVTDDCTQRYPETGISVLIVGAGVAGLMAALECWRNGHDVRIVERSPEEVTTGDSFTIGPSATRAFKHWPKLAEENEKIAFVPHLAFYTLSGHRVTEPNHVEYRKDKGSKKVPGQITRHWRPQLHGMLLRQLYAIGISVEYGCRAVEYFEISHTGRAGIILANSERLEADVVIAADGLRSHSTKVTLGQEIRARPTGQALYRTAFPVEIAMNDPMVRERFPLVGEKEGPIEFWAGEHYHFLVIRTSDTMSWTLSHKDYESATESWSHQSDPEDVLKITSTIPDWPEVADRLIRLTPKDRLLHFRVMWRDPQPTWVSPAGRIVQIGDAAHTYIPASGNGATQGIEDAVSLATCLRMAGGTEQVPWALRIHNRLRFIRVSCLQKLGLINLKSYSEKPKKDNFTPKGLQYLTAEWIWGHEPETYAEENYYKVLDHLQRGTPFQDTNIPRGHVYRDWTIDEMLEIQERGEEIELDGEWE, from the exons ATGACCGTGACAGACGACTGCACCCAACGCTACCCAGAAACCGGCATATCAGTCCTGATAGTCGGGGCCGGGGTCGCAGGACTAATGGCTGCTCTCGAATGTTGGCGCAATGGACACGATGTTCGTATCGTCGAACGATCTCCCGAAGAAGTCACTACAG GTGACTCGTTCACAATCGGCCCCAGTGCAACACGCGCATTCAAACATTGGCCCAAACTAGCCGAAGAGAACGAAAAGATTGCATTCGTACCTCATCTTGCCTTCTACACTTTGAGTGGTCATCGTGTAACAGAGCCGAATCATGTTGAATACAGGAAGGACAAGGGTTCCAAAAAGGTACCAGGGCAAATCACCCGCCATTGGAGACCCCAACTTCACGGCATGCTTCTCAGGCAGCTCTACGCCATCGGTATCAGCGTCGAATATGGCTGCAGAGCGGTGGAATATTTCGAGATAAGTCATACTGGGCGTGCAGGTATAATACTGGCGAATAGCGAACGGCTAGAAGCAGACGTCGTCATTGCTGCCGATGGTTTGAGAAGTCATTCGACCAAAGTGACACTGGGGCAGGAGATTCGGGCACGACCAACCGGACAGGCTCTTTATCGGACAGCCTTTCCGGTCGAGATAGCCATGAATGATCCGATGGTTCGAGAGCGATTTCCGCTCGTAGGTGAAAAAGAAGGACCGATTGAATTCTGGGCTGG CGAGCACTACcatttcctcgtcatcaGGACATCCGATACTATGTCCTGGACTTTATCGCACAAA GACTACGAAAGCGCCACCGAATCCTGGTCCCACCAATCCGACCCCGAAGACGTCCTCAAAATAACCTCAACTATCCCAGACTGGCCAGAAGTAGCAGATAGGCTGATCCGTCTCACGCCCAAAGACAGACTTCTTCACTTCCGTGTTATGTGGAGAGATCCCCAACCCACCTGGGTATCGCCAGCAGGCCGTATCGTACAGATCGGGGACGCCGCACACACCTACATCCCAGCGTCAGGCAACGGCGCAACACAGGGGATAGAAGATGCTGTCTCGCTAGCTACATGCTTACGAATGGCAGGAGGAACAGAGCAGGTTCCGTGGGCGTTGAGGATTCATAATCGGCTACG CTTCATCCGAGTCTCCTGTCTCCAAAAGCTAGGCCTCATCAATCTCAAAAGCTACTCCGAAAAACCCAAGAAAGACAACTTCACACCAAAGGGGCTCCAGTATCTAACAGCGGAGTGGATCTGGGGTCATGAGCCGGAGACATATGCCGAGGAGAACTACTACAAGGTACTGGATCATTTGCAGCGGGGCACACCGTTCCAGGATACAAATATACCCCGTGGTCATGTGTATCGGGACTGGACAATTGATGAGATGTTGGAGATacaggagaggggagaggagattgAGTTGGATGGGGAGTGGGAGTAA
- a CDS encoding uncharacterized protein (COG:U;~EggNog:ENOG410PJTM;~InterPro:IPR001464,IPR018252,IPR037104,IPR018502;~PFAM:PF00191;~go_function: GO:0005509 - calcium ion binding [Evidence IEA];~go_function: GO:0005544 - calcium-dependent phospholipid binding [Evidence IEA]) yields MYPHQSRPPYPQFTGPPQGYGQQQNPSPFPPQNQHHMASPPYPNQPGYPPYGAPHPNQPPYPHTPQGAPPGRPEMYHGGPQGYSQGLPPPQGAPHGPPQGMPHGSFGVAPPLPPHPQSYPPLASVPSLGYVRGQQANGDFRPQADQLRRAMKGFGTDEKTLIQVLAKLDPLQMAAVRSTYTHHVRRDLYKDVKGETSGYFRRGLLAIIDGPLQYDVACAREAVEGIGTKEWLLNDILLSRSNADMNAIKAAYHQTYHRALEKDVEGDLSFKTRNLFTLVLRATRHEESAPLDPQLIEAEAKSLHQATAARMVNNVDEVCGIIARASDNELRALNHAFYTRYNIQLTKHIEKEFSGHMKDALLHMLGAALDPAMHDAEQLEDCMKGMGTKDEKLVTRVVRLHWAPGHLDQVKRAYRHRFQKDLIERVRRETSGDYQRLMVALLQ; encoded by the exons ATGTATCCCCATCAAAGCC GCCCTCCATATCCTCAATTCACTGGCCCGCCGCAGGGCTACGGTCAACAACAGAACCCATCACCATTTCCTCCTCAGAACCAGCACCACATGGCTTCTCCACCTTATCCGAACCAGCCTGGCTACCCTCCCTACGGCGCTCCACATCCTAATCAGCCTCCATATCCTCATACTCCACAGGGTGCTCCTCCAGGTCGACCAGAGATGTACCACGGGGGTCCCCAAGGATATTCGCAAGGCTTGCCTCCTCCACAGGGCGCTCCTCATGGGCCTCCACAAGGCATGCCTCATGGATCGTTCGGTGTGGCACCTCCCTTGCCGCCACACCCTCAATCTTATCCCCCGCTTGCGTCCGTGCCATCATTGGGCTACGTTCGAGGTCAGCAAGCAAACGGAGACTTCCGACCCCAAGCCGATCAGCTCCGTCGCGCAATGAAAGGCTTCGGGACAGACGAGAAGACTCTGATTCAGGTCCTCGCCAAGCTAGACCCTCTCCAAATGGCCGCCGTACGATCCACCTACACACACCACGTCCGTCGAGATCTCTACAAGGATGTCAAAGGCGAGACAAGCGGCTACTTTCGTCGGGGTCTCCTCGCTATCATTGATGGCCCGTTGCAGTACGATGTGGCCTGCGCCAGGGAAGCTGTCGAAGGCATTGGGACGAAGGAATGGCTTCTCAACGACATCCTTCTATCCCGGTCTAATGCTGATATGAACGCCATAAAGGCCGCTTATCACCAGACATACCACCGCGCTCTCGAAAAGGACGTCGAAGGTGACTTGTCATTCAAGACCCGGAACTTGTTTACCCTGGTACTTCGCGCCACTCGACACGAGGAATCAGCCCCATTAGACCCGCAACTcatcgaagccgaagccaagTCCCTTCACCAAGCAACGGCGGCGCGAATGGTCAACAACGTTGATGAAGTATGTGGTATCATAGCCAGGGCCTCGGATAACGAGCTCCGTGCGCTCAATCATGCATTCTATACCCGTTACAACATTCAGTTGACCAAGCACATCGAGAAAGAGTTTTCCGGGCACATGAAGGATGCACTGCTGCATATGCTCGGGGCTGCATTGGATCCGGCCATGCACGACGCTGAGCAGCTCGAAGACTGCATGAAGGGAATGGGAACCAAGGACGAGAAATTGGTGACAAGAGTGGTCCGCCTGCACTGGGCACCTGGGCATCTGGACCAGGTGAAACGGGCATATCGCCATCGGTTCCAGAAAGACCTTATCGAGCGGGTCAGGAGGGAGACCAGCGGTGATTACCAGCGATTGATGGTTGCTTTATTGCAGTAG
- a CDS encoding SH3 domain protein (COG:O;~EggNog:ENOG410PKG5;~InterPro:IPR001841,IPR027370,IPR017907,IPR036028, IPR001452,IPR013083;~PFAM:PF13923,PF00097,PF13445,PF13639;~go_function: GO:0005515 - protein binding [Evidence IEA]), which yields MSTDPHPGPGLGDLEKELTCSICTDLLYQPLTLLDCLHTFCGSCLKEWFSAQASRARSSSSVRFTCPSCRAVVRETRPNATVTTLLDMVLAASPDRDKSAEEKEEIAQRYKHGDSVFPVLSSADRRSDVSDEEDRRLLEEVRELSLQESRVRSRNASATTGHRSRPSSRTRRTESSAEVDEARQRRREEERAARRRQGETAAERNRRIEHQSSLRSLLSLSDTETIQDQILRQILEEGLLDDIDFDNLGPAQEEELSERIADAYRRRHRLRSRSQQRLEARERNQTSSRARARSHSTQRPQESSTTPNETSRNPPVSRPHLLDPLVARNGNPGHQRRLSDQGSSRRRTSPVPANPASSSEVTLRPAARSSSDVVTDRPRNSQAVRVRTDSSPRSRRATASEQSTPNIWVEGARERAIRRAPGRLSIDSPRVVAAPEQNTHTGSWPASPGMVVPASSSLVAEVGGTGRSEARSRPSSSRSNAPRSAIMFSEPSISCDRCGKEKLQYDLHKKCPKCNGGEYHLCLRCYRTGEGCLEWAGFAKSAEADFERIIASSSGHPSPLRSSSQQHILQSCKYRRAPDIAYRPDRDGRVMTTDDPAQRLTTGFFCDNCQSPANDCYWKCDQCNEGDWGFCNRCVNQGRCCTHALLPICRIPPDSNSTPTATATATDNTPSPSLETYKILSIATNCDICTHPIPDSTPRFHCLQCNNGDYDICTNCYLRLVAIGKIRKENGHNGWRRCLKGHRMAVIGFEDHEEGQRRVILRDLVGGRALNDDHLIQPSSPTASPITTNSTSNSTIASPEVGSGDWSWKEGSERRKKASRIRPWTIGDRDRDRDRSSEPSTPTIPTSSPFTISSPAISSQISSPTTTTNNTMNTTGTRRYPPDGGVGLVVHALWSWYPEDGVKDELMFPRGAEITEAENINDDWYWGCYAGLTGLFPGAHVFVAGEVV from the exons ATGTCGACCGACCCCCATCCCGGTCCCGGTCTAGGGGACCTGGAGAAAGAACTCACCTGCTCG ATCTGCACGGATCTGCTCTACCAGcctctcaccctcctcgactGCCTGCACACCTTCTGCGGCTCCTGTCTCAAAGAATGGTTCTCTGCACAAGCCTCCCGCGCCCGgtcgtcatcttccgtcCGCTTCACTTGTCCGTCCTGTCGCGCGGTGGTCCGTGAAACCCGCCCGAATGCTACCGTTACTACGTTACTGGATATGGTGCTGGCGGCGAGTCCCGACCGGGATAagtcggcggaggagaaggaggagattgcgCAGAGATACAAACATGGTGATTCGGTGTTCCCTGTTTTGTCGTCGGCGGATCGGAGGAGTGATgtgtcggatgaggaggatcggAGGCTGTTGGAGGAGGTAAGGGAATTGAGTTTGCAGGAAAGTCGGGTTCGGTCGAGAAATGCTAGTGCTACTACTGGTCACCGGTCGAGGCCGTCGTCGCGGACTCGTCGCACGGAATCGAGTgctgaggtggatgaggcgCGACAACGACGACGTGAAGAGGAGCGTGCTGCGCGGCGACGGCAGGGGGAGACTGCTGCGGAGCGCAATAGACGCATAGAGCATCAGTCTAGTTTGCGGTCGTTGTTGAGTTTGTCGGATACGGAGACGATACAAGATCAGATTCTACGGCAGATTCTGGAGGAGGGGCTGTTGGATGATATCGACTTCGATAATCTGGGTCCggcgcaggaagaggagcttaGTGAGCGCATCGCTGATGCGTATCGTCGGAGGCATAGATTGCGCTCTCGCTCGCAGCAACGGTTGGAGGCGCGGGAGAGGAATCAGACGTCGTCACGGGCTCGGGCTCGCTCGCATTCTACGCAGAGACCACAGGAAAGTTCTACTACGCCAAACGAGACTAGCCGGAATCCTCCTGTGTCGAGACCGCATCTACTAGATCCGCTCGTGGCACGAAATGGGAACCCGGGTCATCAGAGGCGGTTGTCGGATCAGGGAAGCAGCCGTCGGCGAACGTCACCGGTGCCTGCGAatcctgcttcttcgtcggaggTCACGCTGAGGCCTGCAGCGCGATCGTCTAGTGACGTGGTTACCGACCGTCCCCGGAATTCGCAGGCTGTCCGAGTCAGAACGGATTCGTCGCCGCGCTCTCGACGTGCCACGGCATCTGAGCAGAGCACACCGAATATCTGGGTGGAAGGAGCTAGAGAACGCGCCATCCGACGAGCTCCTGGTAGATTATCCATCGATTCACCACGGGTGGTTGCAGCTCCTGAGCAGAATACACACACCGGCTCCTGGCCAGCGAGTCCGGGGATGGTTGTGCCCGCGAGCAGTTCCTTGGTAGCAGAGGTGGGAGGGACAGGCAGATCAGAGGCGCGATCTCGACCATCTTCGTCTCGATCCAATGCGCCTCGCTCTGCGATCATGTTCAGCGAACCGTCTATTTCATGCGACCGATGTGGCAAGGAGAAGCTACAATATGATTTACACAAGAAATGTCCCAAATGCAATGGTGGCGAATACCACCTGTGCTTGAGATGCTATCGCACCGGCGAAGGGTGTCTCGAATGGGCAGGCTTCGCCAAATCCGCAGAAGCGGACTTTGAACGTATCATCGCTTCTTCAAGTGGCCATCCCTCGCCACTTCGCAGCAGCTCCCAGCAGCACATCCTACAGTCGTGCAAGTACCGTCGGGCACCAGACATAGCCTACCGACCCGACCGAGACGGACGAGTTATGACCACCGACGACCCAGCCCAAAGACTTACAaccggcttcttctgcgATAACTGCCAATCCCCAGCGAACGACTGTTACTGGAAGTGCGACCAATGCAACGAAGGCGACTGGGGCTTCTGCAACCGCTGCGTGAACCAAGGACGATGCTGCACCCatgccctcctccccatctgcCGCATACCACCCGACAGCAACTCAACTCCAACCGCAACCGCAACCGCAACTGACAACACgccctccccatcactcGAAACCTACAAGatcctctccatcgcaaCAAATTGCGACATCTGCACGCACCCCATCCCCGACTCCACCCCGCGCTTCCACTGCCTCCAATGCAACAACGGCGACTACGACATCTGCACCAACTGCTACCTCCGTCTCGTGGCCATCGGCAAAATCCGTAAAGAGAACGGCCACAACGGCTGGCGCCGCTGCCTGAAAGGCCACCGCATGGCGGTGATCGGCTTCGAAGACCACGAAGAAGGCCAACGCCGCGTCATCCTCCGCGATCTCGTAGGCGGCCGTGCCCTCAACGAcgaccacctcatccagccctcctctccaaccgCCTCTCCAATTACCACCAACTCCActtccaactccaccatCGCCTCCCCCGAAGTCGGCTCCGGCGACTGGAGCTGGAAAGAGGGCTCTGAGCGCCGCAAAAAGGCCTCTCGGATCAGACCTTGGACCATCGGTGATCGTGATCGTGATCGTGACCGCTCCTCAGAACCAAGCAcacccaccatccccacctcTTCCCCATTCACTATATCCAGCCCAGCTATATCCTCACAAATCTcatcccccaccaccactaccaacaaTACGATGAACACGACCGGCACCCGCCGCTACCCACCCGACGGCGGCGTCGGCTTAGTCGTCCATGCCCTGTGGTCATGGTACCCCGAAGACGGAGTCAAAGACGAACTGATGTTCCCGCGCGGAGCGGAAATCACCGAAGCAGAGAATATCAATGATGATTGGTATTGGGGGTGTTATGCGGGATTGACGGGGTTGTTTCCGGGGGCGCATGTGTTTGTTgcgggggaggtggtttga
- a CDS encoding putative mitochondrial carrier protein (COG:C;~EggNog:ENOG410PNDX;~InterPro:IPR018108,IPR023395;~PFAM:PF00153;~TransMembrane:2 (o212-239i251-272o)) yields the protein MSEYKVEYDSELDSFQLYHRYEEPQPNLDWKRAALSGPALPALGNAVAGAVGSALSNVATYPLSLIVARLQTQKVRRGTESEKSELDDEYTSVLDAARKIYAEEGIASFYTGLAQDTIKSVADSFLFFLAYEFFRQRRIRARFGNTRRSKHTVLPVLDELAVGVLAGAFAKLFTTPLANIVARKQTAKDVGGGSTREIAARIRAEKGIRGFWSGYSASLILTLNPSITFFLNAVLKYALLPRSQRQKRPSAVATFFLAAVSKSIASSVTYPFSMAKTRAQVAGSRITVGADGEQKKEDEGVSLMPAIVSNVAAIARTEGVAALYAGLPGEVLKGFFSHGFTMLAKDAVYSAIVKSYYLLLIALRRYPTPEELLQRAREQAEEFADAAREGARDLAERTRSGTEEALSHQAGGVTVDMTSSDLADSNETAEMVGDYVEDDGSAKSLYHWFWEKEGYGKD from the coding sequence CTCGACTGGAAGCGCGCCGCTCTCAGCGGGCCCGCACTTCCAGCGCTGGGCAATGCCGTCGCGGGAGCAGTCGGCTCCGCGCTCTCGAACGTCGCGACGTATCCGTTGAGTTTGATCGTTGCGCGATTGCAGACGCAGAAGGTGAGAAGGGGTACGGAGTCGGAGAAATCAGAGTTGGACGACGAATACACCAGCGTCCTCGATGCAGCACGCAAAATCTACGCCGAGGAAGGAATCGCCAGTTTCTACACGGGTCTAGCGCAGGATACGATAAAGTCCGTTGCGGATTcgtttctcttcttccttgcatACGAGTTCTTTCGTCAGCGGAGGATACGCGCTCGGTTTGGGAATACGCGCCGCAGCAAACATACTGTTTTACCGGTGCTGGATGAGTTAGCGGTGGGTGTTTTGGCGGGGGCGTTTGCCAAGCTGTTTACGACGCCGTTGGCGAATATTGTAGCGAGGAAGCAGACGGCTAaggatgttggtggtgggagtaCGAGGGAGATTGCGGCGCGGATTAGGGCTGAGAAGGGGATACGGGGGTTCTGGTCGGGGTATTCGGCTTCGTTGATACTCACGCTGAATCCGTCGATTACGTTCTTTCTGAATGCTGTGTTGAAGTATGCGTTGTTGCCGAGGAGTCAGCGACAGAAGAGACCGTCTGCTGTGGCGACGTTCTTCTTGGCGGCCGTTAGCAAGTCGATTGCTTCGTCGGTGACTTATCCATTCTCGATGGCGAAGACGCGGGCGCAGGTTGCGGGGAGTCGAATTACGGTGGGAGCTGATGGGGaacagaagaaggaggatgaaggggtgTCGTTGATGCCGGCGATTGTTAGTAATGTGGCTGCAATTGCGCGCACTGAGGGTGTTGCTGCGCTTTACGCTGGACTACCTGGGGAGGTGCTCAAGGGGTTCTTTTCACATGGGTTTACGATGCTCGCGAAGGATGCGGTGTATTCGGCTATTGTGAAGAGTTATTATCTGCTGCTCATTGCGCTTCGGAGGTATCCCACCCCGGAGGAACTACTTCAAAGGGCTCGCGAACAGGCGGAGGAGTTTGCTGATGCTGCTCGTGAGGGTGCTCGTGATTTGGCCGAGAGGACACGGAGTGGCACGGAAGAAGCCCTGAGTCACCAGGCCGGGGGTGTGACGGTGGATATGACTTCCAGTGATTTGGCGGATTCAAACGAAACggcggagatggtgggagattatgtcgaggatgatggtagTGCGAAGAGTCTGTATCATTGGTTttgggagaaggagggataTGGCAAGGACTGA